DNA from Candidatus Thermoplasmatota archaeon:
TGAGGTGCAAGACATGTGGGCAGCGTGTTGGTAAGGAAGGATGCCCGGGCCATTTCGGTCATATTGAACTTGCAATGCCTGTTATCCATGTAGGATATGTCAAAACAATTTTGGGTATACTCCGTTCCACGTGCAGGGGATGCGGACATCTGCTGGTAGACGAAAAACAAAAAAAGGGGTTAAAAAGAAGGTATAAAACCATCGTGGAAAGCGGGCAATCAACCGGTGCTTTTTCAAAGGAAGTGATCGTACTGGCAAGGAAATCCAACAAATGCCCATACTGCGGAAGGCCCAATCTTAGCGTTGAACTGGACAAACCGACGACCTTCAGGGAAGAAGGGCATAAGATGACTCCCGCCGAAGTAAGGGAATGGCTGGAGAAAGTCAGCGATGCCGAAGAAGAGGACTTATATTTGTTTGGAATAAATCCAAAGGCTGCTCGCCCGGAATGGATGGTTCTTACGGTTCTGCCCGTTCCGCCCGTCGCTACGCGTCCCTCGATCACCCTTCAGACAGGAGAACGGAGCGAGGATGACCTGACCCATAAACTCGTTGATATCATAAGAATTAATCAGCGTTTGCAGGAGAACAGAGATGCAGGAGCACCCCAGCTTATTGTGGAAGACCTGTGGGAATTGATCCAGTATCACATCACCACTTATTTCGATAACCAAACAGCAGGGATTCCGCCGGCACGCCACCGAAGCGGCAGGGCTCTAAAAACGCTTGCTCAACGATTGAAAGGAAAGGAAGGACGCTTCAGGTCAAATTTGTCCGGCAAGAGGGTTAATTTTTCCGCAAGAACGGTGGTTTCCCCAGACCCAAATCTTAGCATAAATGAGGTGGGTGTTCCAATAAAGATGGCAAGAGAACTCACGGTTAAGGTGAGGGTAAATTCGTACAACATTGATGAAGTCAGAGAACTGGTAAAGAGAGGACCGTCTCCAGTTCCTCCAAAGGGCAAGATCTACATGCCGGGAGTAAATTACATAATAAGGCCGGACGGGAGGCGAATAAAAGTTACAGAGGAGAATGCTTCCACTGTCGCCGAAAGGATAGAAATAGGGTCAATTGTGGAAAAGCAGCTGGATGATGGTGATATCGTTCTTTTTAACAGGCAGCCCTCATTACACAGGATGTCAATGATGGCTCACAAGGTCAGAGTTCTTCCATATAAAACTTTCCGTATAAATCTTGCCGTATGCCCGCCGTATAACGCAGATTTTGATGGAGATGAGATGAACCTACACGTTTTACAGTCAGAGGAGGCGAGAGGGGAGGCTGAAGTCCTCATGAAGGTTCAGGAAAATATACTTTCCCCGAGATTTGGAGGGGTTATAATCGGGGCAATACACGACCACATAACTGGCTGTTTTCTCCTGACATACATGGACAGAACATTTAGCAAAGATGAAGCTATCCGCATTCTTTCCGCTGCCGGCTATACCAAAAAGATAAAAAACAAGATGAGCGGGAAGGAGATATTCAGCAAGATATTGCCGGATGAATTAAATCTTGAATATAAGGCTCAAGCGTGTATAAATTGCGGTGAATGTCTGAAGGAAAAATGCCCGTACGACAGTTACGTTGTTATAAAAAATGGTGTCCTAGAGAAAGGCGTGATAGATGAGAAGAGCATAGGGGCATTTAAAGGAGTGATATTGGAACATATAGCACGAGAATATGGTATGGATGCAGTCCGGGAGTTTATAGACAAAGTTACAAAACTGGGTATTGCATCAATAACCACAATAGGCTTTACAACAGGCATAGATGATGAAGATATGCCGGAGGAAGCCAATATGCAAATAGATGAGCAGTTGGCAAAGGCAAGAAATAAAATCGATCAATTGATAAAGGCATACAATAACGGTGAGCTGGAAGAAATTCCTGGAAGGAGTTTGGAAGAAACACTGGAAATGGAGATAATGCGTGTTACGGGCAGGGCAAGAGACCAGATGGGGGAGATCGCAGGTCACCATCTCGGTATGGGGAATTCTGCCGTAATAATGGCAAAATCCGGTGCCAGAGGTTCAATGCTTAATCTTTCACAGATGGCAGGATGTGTTGGACAGCAGGCGGTTAGAGGGGAGAGAATACATCGCGGGTATAAAGAAAGAACACTGCCTCACTTCAAAAGGGGCGATCTGGGGGCCAAAGCAAAAGGTTTCGTATCGAGCAATTACAAAAAAGGTCTTACCCCAACGGAATATTTCTTCCATTCCATGGGCGGAAGAGAAGGGCTTGTTGATACTGCAGTAAGAACGTCACGTTCCGGATATATGCAACGTCGTCTAATAAACGCACTGGAAAATCTTAAATTGGAAAGCGATGGGACTGTAAGAACTACATATGGCGATGTAGTCCAGTTCAGTTATGGCGAGGACGGCGTTGACCCGACCAAAAGCATTCGCGGTGAAGCGGTAGATATTGACCACATCATCAGGGAGGTGCTCTAAAATGGCAAAGAAAGACACAATGATTGCTCTTACCAAGAAGGGTATATCCAAAGAGATTGCAAAAAAGCTGGCACAACATTTTACCATATCCTCATTAAAAAAAGCTGGTTTGGATGATATATGCAAATTGAGATTTAAGAAGAAAGACGCACAGGATATACTTAACAAAGTTGGTATAATGGCAAAGACAGCAAAAGCCAAGAAAGGAAGAAAAGAGGTCATAAACAAGTTTTCGAAGATAAAGGGTATAGGCCCTTCAAAGGCAGAAGCTCTTTATGAGGCCGGTTTTAGAAGCATGCTTGAACTGAAATTGCAGCCTATAGAAACAATAGCAAAAGTAAAGGGTGTGGGCAAAAAATATGCAACTATAATAAAAAATTATTTAACTCCTTCGAGGGAAGAAGCATTAAAAGAATTTTCGAAGATAAAGGGTATAGGCCCTTCAAAGGCAGAAAAATTATTAGATGCCGGATACCGAAGTAAATTAGATATGAAGCTTGCATCAGAAAGAGAATTGAAAAGTATTATAGGAAGTGCCGCCTCAAAAATAAAAAAGGATTTGGGCTCTATCGATGTACGGGGCATATTGGCGAAGGCGGAGAATGTTCCTCCCCCGACAATAGAGGAGCCAGAAAAAAATGAGACATTGAGAAAAGAAATACATACCATATTGGAATCTAGTGGAGAATTTTTGCCCCGTTCTATAACAGATGGGATTATAGAGAAAGTTGTTGACAAAGACCTGCCGAAAAAAAAGTTAGAATATCTGGTGAATAAAGTCGTTGATGATTATACCAGTGTATTGATGGATCCCTTAGAGGCTTGCGGAATAGTGGCCGCTCAATCCATCGGCGAGCCGGGAACTCAGATGACAATGCGTACATTCCACTATGCAGGAGTGGCAGAAATAAACGTTACACTTGGGCTGCCCCGCCTGATAGAAATTGTCGATGCCAGAAAAAAACCCTCGACACCAATGATGACGGTATATCTGGAAGGGGCATGCAAAATTAATCGAGATATGGCCAAGAAAATAGCAAATAAAATAGAAATCACCCGCCTTATCAATGTCGCAGAGGTGAACACAGATCTGGGAAATATGATGATCGTCGTAAAGCCAAATAAAAAAGCCATTGAAAGAAAGAACATAACGATTGATGATATCGAGAAGAGATTGAAGTCTTTACGAAGGACAAAGATAAGACAGACAGGGGATGTGATTGAAGTGGCTCCAACCGGGGAGGAGACGTACCGTGAATTACAGAGAATAAACGAAGAAATCAAAAATATAAAGATAAAGGGAATTGACGGAATAAAAAGGGCCATAATAAGGAAGGAAAAAGGTGAGTATATAATCTATACGGAAGGTAGCAACTTTGAGAAAGTACTGGCTATAGAGGGCGTAGATAAAACCAGAACGACCACGAACGACATCTATGCCATATATACTGTTCTGGGAGTTGAGGCGGCGAGAAATGCGATTATACACGAGGCATATAATACGCTTCAGGAGCAAGGGTTGAACGTTGATATACGCCACATAATGCTTGTTGCGGATACGATGACAGCAGATGGAACAATTCGCTCCATAGGCAGGCAGGGCATCAGCGGAGAAAAAAGTTCGGTCATTGCAAGGGCTGCTTTCGAAATTACGGTAAACCATTTACTGAGGGCTGCAAAGAGGGGAGAAATAGACGAATTGAGAGGAGTGGCGGAGAATATCATAGTTGGCCAGCCAATAAAATTAGGAACGGGTTCAGTTGAACTTTCTGTTGATGTAAGTAAAATGGGTAAAGGTGAGTAATATGGATATTGCAAAAGAGTTGAGTAGGGTTTTATCTACAGGTAAAGTGCGTATGGGCTTTAAGGAAGCAATGAAGACGAATGATGCAAAGATGTTTATAGTTTCAAATGACTGCCCTATGAAAAAGGAGGTTATGGAACTCGCAGGAGATGATACACCAGTGTTTATCTATAATGAGAATAGTACAGAGCTTGGGAGCATATGTAAAAAACCTTTCAGTATCTCCGTTATGACAGTGGTGGATACGGGTACGTCCAACATAATGGAACTAGGGAAATAAATGAAAATAACATTATCAAATGAAGAAATGCGTTATATCGTACTTGCAGAGGATATAACAAGAGCACCTATCATAGACTGTGTGGAAAAGGAAAACAGGGTAACCTTTATAGTTGAAAAAGGAAAACTGGGCAAGGCTATCGGGAAAAATGCCAAGAACATAAAAAATCTTGAAAGTAAGCTTAAGAAAGAAGTGAAATTTGTTGAATACGATACTGATAAAAAAGTATTCATCACAAATTTATTCAAACCGTACAAACTTGATGAGATAGTCGTGATGGAAGGCGAGGACGGTACGATAGTAAATGTTACAATAACCCAGGGAGATAAAGGAAAAGCCATTGGGAAAAATGGGAGGAACATAAACATTCTGAGGGATATAGCAAAACGTCATCACGATATAATCCAATTGAAGATTTTATAACTATGAGATTTCTCTGTGACCAGATGCTTGGCACTCTTGTAAAGTGGTTGCGTATCATGGGGCATGATACGGAATATGCAAGAAATGAAAACGATGATGAGCTTATTAAAAAAGCGTATGCCGAGGAAAGAGTTTTGATAACGCGTGATAAGCAGTTATCTAAAAGATATAAAAATTCAGTATTAATAACGAGTACAGAACTTAAAGACCAGATAAAAAAAGTGATTGAAGCGATGGATATTAGAATAGAAGAAAAAGATATGCTCAGCAGGTGTACTTTATGCAATGTTCCCGTGATAAAAATAAGTAAAGAGGAAGTCGTTAAAAAAGTGCCGCCATATGCCCATAAAACACACGACAATTTCTGGATTTGCCCAAAATGCAATCGCGTCTATTGGCTCGGCACCCACTGGGAGAACATGAAACAATTTATAGAAAAAATAAGGGATCGCGGATAAAGCAGGTGGCGGTCTTCCCGCAGATTTTACAACCTTTTTATTCCAATACTTATCTTCTCCCCGTCAATATTCCACTCCTTGACCATATCGCCTGAAACATTGCCAAATATCAAATTTTGGGAGCGGGTTTCTTTTTTGATATATTCCTTCCAACCCTTAACCCTTCCCTCACTTATTCCTATTACTGAAACTATTCTATCTTCCATATTCATATTCATATCTTTTCTCATCTCCTGTATCCTTCTCACAATTTCTCTAGAAAAACCTTCTGCAATAAGTTCTGGAGTTTGCCTTGTATCCAAGATAACACTGTCTTTATTACTCCCTCCAACTGCGAAACCCTCTTTTTCCTTCTCCTCTAGCAGATAATCTTCCCTGCCCAAGATATATTCTTTTCCGTCCACTTCCACTTTCATATTCTCTATTTTATCTGGTGGAGTTTTCTTAATAATAGATGCAACGTATGATGCTTTATCTTTAAATTCGGGCCCGAGAGAAGAATAATTTGGCCTAACCGCTTTCTCCACAAACGGAGCAATGCTGTCAGAAAATTCCACCTTCTTAACATTTATTTCGTCTCTCAATATATCTGACAGACCGGATATGTCATCACTGGTCACGATAACGGCTCTGGGGAGAGGGTATCTGAGTTTTATTCCTTCTTTTGCCCGTAACGAACGAGCTAATTCCGTTATCTCTCTAACTTTATCCATTTTTCTTTCAAGCTCTTCGTCTATTACTTCCTCATGGCAGACCGGATAATCGCATAAGTGAACGCTTTCTCCTTCGCCGATGCTATGATAAATTTTCTCGGATATGAATGGAACAAAAGGTGCGATAAGTTTTGATAATGTCATAAGTAATTCATATATTGTTGAATAACCTGCAAGTTTATCGACAGTTTCTTCCTCGAGCCAGAACCTCTTTCTGGAATTTCGTATATACCAGTTGCTAACGTCCTTTATAACAAAGTCTTCTATGTCTCTGGCTGCCTTATGCAATTCAAAATTTTCAATTTTTTCAGTCACATCCCTGATTAGATTGTGTAGTCTGGAAAGAATCCATTTGTCCAATAACCCTCTTTTCTCAAATGCCACTTTTTTTGTCTTGTAATCAAAGTTGTCTAGTGATGAATATGTGAAGTAAAATGAATAGATATTCCACACGGTCATCAAAAATTTTCCAAGTGAATCCCTTACAACCTGCTGGTAAAAACGCTTTGGCGACCACGGGGCCGATGCAGATACGAGATACCATCTCATCGCATCTGCGCCTTCCCTGTTAAATATCTCATTTGGTTCGATGTAGTTTCTTGCTTTTTTGGACATTTTCTGTCCTTCCTTGTCCAGTATATGTCCTAAGGAAAGAATTTTTTTGTATGATATATCGTCAAAATTGAGCGTTGAGACGGCAAGCAGTGAGTAGAACCATCCTCTGGTTTGATCTATCGCTTCGCATATGAAATCGGCAGGAAAATTATCCCTGAATTTTTCTTGGTTTTCAAATGGATAATGCCATTGTGCAAAGAACGCAGAGCCGGAATCATACCATGCATCTATGACTCCTTCTTCCCTTTTCATTTTTTCCTCGCATTCCGGACATTTGACTTCCAATTTATCCACAAATGGCCTGTGCAGGTCGTATTCCTCTGGAAAATTTTCTGATAAATTCCTAAGTTCTTCGACGCTTCCGACACAAATTTCATTTCCGCACTTCTTGCATTCCCATATCGGCAATGGTGTTCCCCAATATCTTTCTCTAGAAAGGGACCAATCCCTCACATCTTTAATGAATTCCCCAAACCGCCCATGTTTTAGGTACCCGGGATGCCATGATATTTTTTCATTGTTTTTTACGATTTGCTCCCTCAATTCTGACATTTTTATAAACCATGACTCGATCGCATAGTAAATCAGGGGGGAATCACAACGCCAGCAAAACGGGTACTGGTGCGTATATTTCTGGACCGACATTAAGAGTTCTCTGCTCCTTAAATCTTCTATTATGCTTTCATCTGCATCTTTCACAAACATCCCTGCCCATTTTTCCACTTCTGGCGGAAATGTCCCGTCCTGCCGGACCAGCTGCACAACGGGCAGATCGTATTTCTGCCCCACCTCATAATCTTCCTCGCCGAATGCAGGGGCGATATGGACTATGCCCGTCCCTTCATCCATAGAGACAAAATCCGCACCTATCACACGCCAGCAATCCTTATCAGGGTTTGCATATCTGTAAAGGGGCTCATATTTCATACCGATCAACTCCTCCCCTTTCCACCCGTCCAGAATTTTGTATTCCTCTCCTTTTAGCAAAACTTCTGCCCTCTCCTCTGAAAGGATGAGTTTTTCTCCTTCATATTCAATTTTGATGTACCATTCATCTGGATTTACTGCCAAAGCCACATTTGATATGAGTGTCCATGGCGTGGTTGTCCATACAAGGAAATAGCCATCTTTCCCTTCGACTCTAAATTTTATGAAAATGGATGGGTCAGTGACTTCCCTATATCCCTGTGCCACTTCATGAGATGAAAGTGTTGTACCGCATCTCGGGCAGTATGGAGTGACCCTGTATCCCCTGGATAGTAATCCTTTCTCCCACGCCTTTTTGAGAGACCACCAGACAGACTCGATGTAGTCATTTTTTAGCGTTATGTAAGGATTACCCATATCTATCCAGAAGCCTATGCGCTTTGTCATTTCCTTCCATGCTTCCTCATATCTAAAAACGCTTTTTTTGCATTCATCGTTGAATCTTTTTATACCATATTCCTCTATCTCCTGCTTATTTTTTAATCCAAGAGATTTTTCGACCTCTATTTCAACGGGTAATCCGTGAGTATCCCATCCCGCCTTCCTTTCTATGTAGTAACCGTTCATCGTTTTGTAACGCAATATGACATCCTTCATCGTTCTCGTCAGCACATGCCCGGGGTGGGGAAGCCCATTCGCGGTGGGCGGCCCTTCAAGGAATACAAATTTCTTTCCACCTTTTCTGAGTTCCAATACCTTCTCAAATATATTGTTTTCTTCCCAAAAATTGATTATATCCTGTTCAACTTTCGGGGGATCGTATCTTTCCTCTGTCGAATGTGCTTTGTCGTTACCCATTATGGGGTGATAAGGTGAGGTAAGTTAAAATATTTTTGATGGGAAAAGGCTGGTATAAAAATCAGAATCAACCGTATCTCCCATCGTTTGAGACAAGTTTTATAAATAAAAACTTCTTTCTTTATACTACGCAAGGTGAGCTAATGGATAGAAAGGACAGAATTGTAGTTCTTGTTGGAATAGTCATTCTTATAATCGCCATTATCGGCGTCCTATATCACGAAAAAGAGTATACAGAAGCTGAGCGGACTGTGGAGAAATATGCATACAACGTTGACTGGAACGAAAAAACGGTAGATTTAAGAGAGGAAGGATATGTTGCGAAAGGCAAGACAACAAATTACACATATTCCATAGATCGCAGCGGGCTGACACAAATTGAATTCAAACTGGAATGGAGTGATAATTTGGCCCGCGGGTTTATAATCCCGTGGAACTGGTCTGATACAATGGATATGAGGATTTCTGCACCAAGCAGTTCCATAAAATTCTCGGGACCGAGTTCCGCAAGTGGCTCGAGCAGCCCTCTGGTAGTCAAGGCAGTGATAGGAGATGTACCCCATTCAATGCAAATAGATGCAGCCAATGAAACCGAAGTATACGAAATTCTCAACTCAGAACATATAAGCGAGGAAGGAAAAGGGTCATGGACTGCAGATATAGATATAACCACGAAGCCATTCCTGCTCGACCGGGGGAATGATTTTACACTATGCGTTACTTATACTTACTACGAGCCCGTGATTACCAAGGTTAAAGTTAGCTGATTTTGTACCTCAGGAATGCAGCAATACCCCCCAAGGCGGACAGCTTTTCCCCCCCCTCATGCATATCGCTTATTGTATATACTTTTGCCCCCATATTCTCTGCTATCTCAAGTAAATCTTCCTTGTCCCTCAACATTTTGGTTAAAATAAGAATTTTTTCAGCAGCTCCAGATTTAACTGCCCCCTCAACCTCCTTTTCTCCGTATGTTACAGGCCCGTCTTTCGATATCTCTTCAAGGAGCTTTTCGACAAGCCTCGATTCTTTTGCCAGCGCGGATTCCTCAACAATCCTTTCCACAATCCCCCTGTTTATTGCCTCTTTCACCCCTGTCATTCCTGCATGCCCTGTTCCGTCAACGATACAATTTTCGATTTTTTCTCTTTCCTTGATAAATGAAACAAAATTTTCTTTGGCAAAGCCAGGACCAACTATCACAATCGGAAGATCAAATTCTTTAATTTTTGATAGAATCTCCCCATAATATTCTTTCCTGTTGTCCTTGCTTTCATAAAATTTTCCCGTACGCCCCGAATATATGTCGGCTATTTTTTCCATGCCGTACTGGTGTATTACCGCTATGGTGGCTGTTTCATCGTCCATTGAAAGAACAACAATAGATGGCTGCCTGCTTGCTTTGACGGCCTCGTCCAATCTTTTCAGATGATACCCCTTCCAGTCTTTTTTTATTTTTATTTCGCTTCCAGGTTTTAGATTCAGCGTATGATGCTTTCCTATGTCCTGGATTCCTCCTTCAATAATTCCCTGCACCCTGAGACGGTCGGAAAACTTCTGGAAAGACACTCCTTTAACTCTTATGGTAAGATACATCCCTTCTTTTTCTCCCTTTCCCTCTCTTTTTTTATCGTCAGATTGTTTTTTTGTCCTGTACGTAAATGCAGATGCCAGATCACCTTCCTCAATCAGGTTGTAGAGATGCCAGCAATCATCCGTATTCTGTACGAGCACTTTTATTTCCCCGTCCTTGAGGTTTTTGTATATTATCTTCATAACCTTTCCTCTTTTATTCTTATGCTTCCGGGCGGCAAAACCCGCTGCACTTCCTCTATATCAGCACCAAATTTTTTTGCAAGGTATCGTGCAATCTTGTTCTTATCCTCTTCGCCATGCCCGATGATTACCCATCTGTCGGCCCATTTTTTGACAGCTGAAGGCACCCCTCCCATAATTTTTTCATATCCCATTATGCTTACCTCCCCAACGGCAATTTCAACAGGACATTTAACGTAATTTCTTTTACCCCTTATAACGAATGCTCCCTTCGGAAGATGTTCCCCAGACTCGGGGGTCTTTGACACCTGCTCGGGGTTCACCCAATATGCACTACCGCTTGCAAACTGATTCCACGCCTTTGAATACGAAAGGGCAAACTGACAGGCTTCATTGAGCGTGCGTTCCGATATTGGGAGGGAATTTTCCTCCACATCTCTGGCCTTAACTATACAGGACGGAGCTCCGTGAACGGTTGCATGAACATACCTATCGCCGCTTTCCAGATATTTTTTCACAATTTTTTCATTTGAAGAGGCATCCCTGCCGCACAAAATCAGATTGCCGTCGGACGAGATAAACCACCTGTAGTTTTCAAACCAGAACTTTTTTGTGGCTTTCTTTTCTTTGCTCGTGCGTATATCACTTTTAATTTTAAGTTTCTCTAATTTCTGGACTGTTTTATCCATGGCTTTTTTTGCACCATTTATTTTCTCTCTCACTTTTTTGTCGATTTTATATTTTTCATTTGCATTCTGGGCAACATTTTTTCTCATATTCATAGTTACCTCAACTTTTTTATTATTGTATATAAGCTCTAGAACCACGTTCGGATAGGAATAACTTTTTACAAATTTTCCTCTATTTTCTTCATCAACTCCTTTTTCCATTCTTTCAAGTATTTCTTTGCACAGGTTGTAATTTGCATATATGGCATCCCCCTCTTCTTTCTTTTTTTCGGCCTCCAATGCAAACTTTTTTATCGCCTCCTTTTGCTGTTCTATCTGTCTTAGCAGCCTATTTTGCTCTTCTTTTAATGCATACTCTTTTTTATCGGAAAAATTTTTAAAAAAGAATTCGTCGAGGGCGCTGCTAAAATTATCAATTTTTTTTGTGTCATAATTACTGTATTCCTTAATCAGAAATGGGAGAACATCCAAATCTATTTCTTTAACCGCATCCTTAACTATAACCGGCTCAAATCTTTTTTCTCTGAAACGGCTCAGAACCGCCTCCATGGCGTCATATAACCTTCTAACTTTCCCTTCCTCCATCCCATCTGATGGTATATTTTTATTTATGCATGCCATGTCGCATATTTCCTCACCCCATTTCCCCGGGATATTTATACCCGTTACCAATGTTCTTATAACGTCCTTATCACTTTTTTTCAATGCATCAAAAAAATCCGCAAATTTCATGTCAAAAGGATTGTTCCTTTTAGGAGGAAACAAATATTTCTTTCCTGGCCTTATCTCCCGGTGAGACCAGGACTGGAATTTCATCGGCAGCACTATGCAGCCGTTACTATCAACCAGAATAATGTTGCCATATGAAAATAATTCAATCACGAGGCTGTAGGAATTGCTGAAAGTTATTACAACAATTCTATCGAAATCGTTCTGATTTATTGAGGTTATTTTTTTATTATTGAGATATTTTCGCAATGTCATGGCAAAGGTCGGAGGATGTCCTTTCCTCCCTTCCCTGTGCTGTGTTATAAACATCCATTTTCCATTTTTTATGAATAAGTCTACGTTTCCTTCCTTTCGTATCCTGATGATGATTTTATCGTCTTCCCGATATATTTTACCTATCCACCCACCTATCAATTCCTGCATTTCCGAAACAATTGCAAATATATCGAAACTATCCATCCGTTCTTTCACACAGACAAATATGGTTATCCCTTAAATTTTTTTACTAAAAATTCATACATTATCATGGATAGAATTCTTGAATTAAAAAACAGGGTGTCAACTTTTGTTAATGAGAGGGAATGGAAAAAATTTCACAACCCAAAAGATATAGCCATATCCATTTCAATTGAATCCGCAGAACTCCTGGAAAATTTTCAGTGGAGAAACAATGAAGAAGTCGATGCCATGCTCAAAAACGCGGAATATTTCAACAATATAAAGGAAGAAATGGCCGATGTGCTGATTTATCTTATAATATTATCAAACAAACTTGAAATTGATTTGATAGAGATCGCATTCAAAAAACTAAGGAAAAATGAGAAGAAATATCCGGCTGATAAGTTCAAGGGAAAAGCCCATTAGAACCCCTTTCTTCAAAAGAAAGGTGTTTCATCCCCAAAGAACTTTTTTCTGCCAGCGATTTTCCAAGAGCCCTTTTTCTTCAAAAGAAAGGTGTTTCATCCCCAAAGAACTTTTTTCTGCCAGCGATTTCTTAAAGGGCTGTTTTCATTTTTTTTCATGGTTTTTTATGTAGTAAATGTAAATTATTACGAAAAGAATTATAATAATGCCAATAGGTATCGCTATGAATGCGGATGTAGGGCTTTTGCTATCATGTCTCCCGGATAAAAACACTTCTTCTGTTTGGCTATCAAGTGCGTATATATGACCTCCCGCTCCCACGAATACGTTTCCACTGTTTATGCATGGATTCGACAGCATCGGCGTGGCGATGTAATTGTAGACATTTCTTTCCATAGAATACAATGGGGAGAAAGACCACGCAATTCCTCCGTTTGTTCTGTTAATGGCGTATAAACTCCCATCATCAGCCCCGAAGAAGACATGCTCTCCATAAATTTTTGGAGATGAATGAATGGCCGCCTTGCACGTAAAAACCCAGTCTAGTTTTCCATTTTTTGCATCCAAAGCGTAAAAGTTATTGTCCATGGAGCCGAAGAATATATGGTTACCATCTGCAGCAGGAGTTGTGTCGATTCCCCAGCCAGCTGTGTATTTCCATTTTAAGTCCCCATTACCTGCATCAAGTGCATATAAATTGCAATCCCAGCTCCCGAAGTATACCGTTTTGTCCTCAACATTTGGCCGCGACGTAATAACACCACCTGATTCAAATGTCCAGAGTGTTTTCCCATTTTTGGCATTGATACAGCAGCATTTCTTTCCAGACGCTACATAAACTTTTCCATCTACAACGTCTGAAGGATATGATGTGCCATTCAATTTTACGGACCAAATCTTTTTTCCGTTATCTGATGAAAGGCAGTACACATTTCCGTCTTCGCATCCTGCTATTACCGAATCACCATAAATGACAGGTTGGGATGAAATATCTGCCTCATAACTCCATTCCACATCGCCGTGCGTATTCAGGGCATATAGCCCCCTATCCGTTCCAACAAAAACTTTTCCTTTGCAATATGACGGGGTGGATACTTTTTCCCCCATAACCCTATTCCACAAAAGATTGC
Protein-coding regions in this window:
- a CDS encoding DNA-directed RNA polymerase subunit A', which produces MRTNTPKKINSIQFGLLSPERIRKMSATRIITPDTYDEDGFPIEMGLMDPRLGVIEPGLRCKTCGQRVGKEGCPGHFGHIELAMPVIHVGYVKTILGILRSTCRGCGHLLVDEKQKKGLKRRYKTIVESGQSTGAFSKEVIVLARKSNKCPYCGRPNLSVELDKPTTFREEGHKMTPAEVREWLEKVSDAEEEDLYLFGINPKAARPEWMVLTVLPVPPVATRPSITLQTGERSEDDLTHKLVDIIRINQRLQENRDAGAPQLIVEDLWELIQYHITTYFDNQTAGIPPARHRSGRALKTLAQRLKGKEGRFRSNLSGKRVNFSARTVVSPDPNLSINEVGVPIKMARELTVKVRVNSYNIDEVRELVKRGPSPVPPKGKIYMPGVNYIIRPDGRRIKVTEENASTVAERIEIGSIVEKQLDDGDIVLFNRQPSLHRMSMMAHKVRVLPYKTFRINLAVCPPYNADFDGDEMNLHVLQSEEARGEAEVLMKVQENILSPRFGGVIIGAIHDHITGCFLLTYMDRTFSKDEAIRILSAAGYTKKIKNKMSGKEIFSKILPDELNLEYKAQACINCGECLKEKCPYDSYVVIKNGVLEKGVIDEKSIGAFKGVILEHIAREYGMDAVREFIDKVTKLGIASITTIGFTTGIDDEDMPEEANMQIDEQLAKARNKIDQLIKAYNNGELEEIPGRSLEETLEMEIMRVTGRARDQMGEIAGHHLGMGNSAVIMAKSGARGSMLNLSQMAGCVGQQAVRGERIHRGYKERTLPHFKRGDLGAKAKGFVSSNYKKGLTPTEYFFHSMGGREGLVDTAVRTSRSGYMQRRLINALENLKLESDGTVRTTYGDVVQFSYGEDGVDPTKSIRGEAVDIDHIIREVL
- a CDS encoding NusA-like transcription termination signal-binding factor, whose product is MKITLSNEEMRYIVLAEDITRAPIIDCVEKENRVTFIVEKGKLGKAIGKNAKNIKNLESKLKKEVKFVEYDTDKKVFITNLFKPYKLDEIVVMEGEDGTIVNVTITQGDKGKAIGKNGRNINILRDIAKRHHDIIQLKIL
- a CDS encoding 50S ribosomal protein L30e; translation: MDIAKELSRVLSTGKVRMGFKEAMKTNDAKMFIVSNDCPMKKEVMELAGDDTPVFIYNENSTELGSICKKPFSISVMTVVDTGTSNIMELGK
- the rpoA2 gene encoding DNA-directed RNA polymerase subunit A'', which codes for MAKKDTMIALTKKGISKEIAKKLAQHFTISSLKKAGLDDICKLRFKKKDAQDILNKVGIMAKTAKAKKGRKEVINKFSKIKGIGPSKAEALYEAGFRSMLELKLQPIETIAKVKGVGKKYATIIKNYLTPSREEALKEFSKIKGIGPSKAEKLLDAGYRSKLDMKLASERELKSIIGSAASKIKKDLGSIDVRGILAKAENVPPPTIEEPEKNETLRKEIHTILESSGEFLPRSITDGIIEKVVDKDLPKKKLEYLVNKVVDDYTSVLMDPLEACGIVAAQSIGEPGTQMTMRTFHYAGVAEINVTLGLPRLIEIVDARKKPSTPMMTVYLEGACKINRDMAKKIANKIEITRLINVAEVNTDLGNMMIVVKPNKKAIERKNITIDDIEKRLKSLRRTKIRQTGDVIEVAPTGEETYRELQRINEEIKNIKIKGIDGIKRAIIRKEKGEYIIYTEGSNFEKVLAIEGVDKTRTTTNDIYAIYTVLGVEAARNAIIHEAYNTLQEQGLNVDIRHIMLVADTMTADGTIRSIGRQGISGEKSSVIARAAFEITVNHLLRAAKRGEIDELRGVAENIIVGQPIKLGTGSVELSVDVSKMGKGE
- a CDS encoding Mut7-C RNAse domain-containing protein → MRFLCDQMLGTLVKWLRIMGHDTEYARNENDDELIKKAYAEERVLITRDKQLSKRYKNSVLITSTELKDQIKKVIEAMDIRIEEKDMLSRCTLCNVPVIKISKEEVVKKVPPYAHKTHDNFWICPKCNRVYWLGTHWENMKQFIEKIRDRG